The following DNA comes from Candidatus Peregrinibacteria bacterium.
TGAGTCCTATTTCTGCTTCACCTCCACTTCCAGGGAAAAAGTCCTTCGTGTTTCCTTTTTTGTTTTCCATTCCCGTCCTTTCGGAGTGCTTTTGGTGATGCTCCGAGAGTTTGAGGCGCTTATCCTGAAAAATGCGTGCGGCAGAAATGACTTCTCCAACTGCAACATCAAACGGTCTGTCTCTTGGTATCTTGAATCCGGCGGCTTGTGTGTGTCCTCCACCTCCAAACTCTGCACTAAATTCCGCCGCATTACAGAGCGGGGTAATGCTTCGCACCGAACCATGAATAATTCCATCGGGACGTTCTTTTAAAAGAATAACCATTTCCATCCCAGGGGCAGTAGCGAGGAGCTCATCAATAATTCCTCCGGTATCTTCTGCATTTGCTTCGGTATCCAGAAGGTCATCTGCTGTGACTGTGCTCCATAACAGGCGATGTACGGGGTCAGTTTTTATTTTTGAGAGCACTCGTCCCCAAAGCTTGAGTGTTTGAATATTTTTCGTTTTGAAGATGTTTCGAATAATTTCCTGTTGGCGTGCACCAAGCTCCACCAAATCCGCCGCTACCTCAAGCGATTTTGGGGTTGTATTTGGATTTTGAAAGCTTCCGGTATCGGTAATAATTCCGGTGAGAAGGAGGGTAGCGATATCGGGATCGACCATCGACTCCCAATGTTCCCCTATAAGCGTTGGAAGAAAATGGAAGAGGACTTCTGTTGTACTTGCCGCTTTCGTATCGATAATATTTACTGTTCCAAACCCGGGGTTACTCGCATGATGATCAAATACAATGAGCGGAAGGCGAGCAAAAAGCTCTGTATTTTCCTCAAAAATTCTGCCAATTTGTTTTCGGTCCGCTGCATCAAGCGAAATAATAAGATCAAAATTCTCGTGTTCTAAAAAAGACACGTCTTTTTCGTGAAATTGCCCTTCTATTGGGGTGACAAAAATCTTGAGTATATTGCCGTCTATTTTCCAGCGGAGTCTTTGTGCTTGTGTTCGAGAGCAGTCTAGAGAAATCACAAAGTCTTTCGCACTACTCACTTCTTTTTGCATAACCTCTGTTTCTGGGAGAAATGCAAATTCTTCAGGAACAGGATCTGCACAAGCAACAACGGTAATTTTGTTGAGTTTCTTGAGAAGTAAATGCATAGCAATAGTGGCGGAAAGCGTATCACCATCCATTTTGGTATGCGCAACGAGCAGGATTTTTTCGCTTTTTTCAATGAGCTGTTTTGCTTGCTGGTAAAGGGTCAGTGACATTCCAGAGAAAAAGGGATGATTGCCTCACACAGTGTTTCACGAAAATACTTTTGGGAAAACCTTCTGCGTGATTCTTAACATTATGACATAATAATATTTAACGGTCAATTTTACATTGCGCAAATTCAAAACCCAAACGCATAATTCACATTTACTTGTTTTTCATAAAAGAAGTGCGGCATGAAGGATGAACCAAATCTTCATCTTTCCATGCCGTATGAAGTACCTTACACGATTTGATCATGAGAAGCTTGAAGCTCTTTTTCGAGTTGATCATTCACAAGAATATATAGCGAATATCATCGGTTACAATCAATCTATCGTAAATTGTGAAATTAAAAGAAATTGTTCTCCAAAACAAAAAAGGTACACTGCTCGTACTGCTCAGAACAAGACAGAAGAAAGAAAAAGGATAGCTTCACTTCTTCTTCCACGCTGTCATGATGATCAGGAACTTCTTCCACATGTTATTGGTGAACTTGTGGGAAGATTCCAGATCAAATATCAGGTTGAATAAGGCAACAACACTGAAAAAAACAGTGAGCCACCAGACGATCTACACCTTTATAGCAAAAGACAAGAAGCAAGGGGGAAAGCTTTTTACATTTCTTCGTTATCAAGGAAAAAGATACAAATGGAGGGGGCTTACAAAGAACAAAATATGGATTCCAAATAGAAGAGGTATTGAAGAGAGACCTCACATTGTAAATGAGAAGTTACGATATGGAGATTGGGAAAGCAATTTAGTGATCAGCAACAGAAAAGGTTCAGGAGCACTTGCTACTCCAAATTCTTCCTCGGGAGATGAGAAAAACAATGACCTATGATAATGGAAGAGAGATAGTAAGGCATGAAGGGCACTCTCAAATAGAAGTATACTGTGCTAGACCCTATAAATCATGTGACAGAGGACTTAACGAATGGATGAATTGAGAATTACGAAGATTTTTCCCCTAAATCGTAGAAAAGATCAATAAAAGACCATGAAAATGTATTTGTTACCAAACTCTTTCTGATGTGTTTACCGACTGTTCGGTTATATCGTTGTATCATGACCCCTTGTTGCAAAAAAAATCTACTGGCATTATTTCGGCATGTCATCTTCCTCTCTTCCATTGCGCGTTGCTATTGTTGCCGATTGGCTTACTGTGTTTGGTGGAGCGGAATCTGTTCTCA
Coding sequences within:
- a CDS encoding DHH family phosphoesterase; the encoded protein is MSLTLYQQAKQLIEKSEKILLVAHTKMDGDTLSATIAMHLLLKKLNKITVVACADPVPEEFAFLPETEVMQKEVSSAKDFVISLDCSRTQAQRLRWKIDGNILKIFVTPIEGQFHEKDVSFLEHENFDLIISLDAADRKQIGRIFEENTELFARLPLIVFDHHASNPGFGTVNIIDTKAASTTEVLFHFLPTLIGEHWESMVDPDIATLLLTGIITDTGSFQNPNTTPKSLEVAADLVELGARQQEIIRNIFKTKNIQTLKLWGRVLSKIKTDPVHRLLWSTVTADDLLDTEANAEDTGGIIDELLATAPGMEMVILLKERPDGIIHGSVRSITPLCNAAEFSAEFGGGGHTQAAGFKIPRDRPFDVAVGEVISAARIFQDKRLKLSEHHQKHSERTGMENKKGNTKDFFPGSGGEAEIGLIRIVKPKEEENDTKEESLSKEVLSTPKTELEFQEEHFSGLLEKIVRSDPRLQFSPLPPKEKRDKES